The genomic region CACCCCACGCGAGGCGGCGGTGGAGGCGGCGCGCCTGCGGCTGCGGCCGATCCTGATGACCTCGCTCGCCTTCGTCATGGGCGTCCTGCCGCTGGTGCTTTCCACCGGGGCCGGCGCGGAGATGCGCTCGGCCATGGGCATCGCGGTCTTCTCCGGCATGATCGGCGTCACGCTGTTCGGCCTGTTCCTGACGCCGCTCTTCTATGTCCTCGTCCGCTCCCTCGCCGGGCGAAAGGCGCGGGCGGGCGAGGCGGCGCGGGGCGCAGTGTCGGCTCAGGAGGTGCCTGCGGAATAAGGGGCTAGCGGAGTAAGGGGCTGGCGCTTGTCGCGGAGGGGCGGTGGCCCCTCCCCTTTCCCGATCCGAAACCGCGTTTCGAAAAGCAAGCCGCCCGCCTTTCAGCAAGGCGGGCGGCCGATGCGTTCAGGCCGGGGCCTCGGCGACCCCGGCCTTTTTACGTTTGGATCAGGCGCCGAAACCGCCGTCGATCGTGTGCATGGCGCCGGTGACGAAACTGGCTTCGGGCCCGGCCAACCAGGCGACCAGTCCCGCCACGTCCTCCGGCCGCCCGTGGCGCTTCAGCGCCATGACGCCATGCATGACGTCCTTCATGGGGCCGTCGGCGGGGTTCATGTCGGTATCGATCGGGCCGGGCTGCACGACATTGACCGTGATGCCGCGCGGCCCGAAATCGCGCGCGAGGCCCCGCGCCATGCCCTGCAGGGCCGACTTGCTCATCGCGTAGGCCGAGAGGCCGGGAAAGGGAATCCGGTCCCCGTTCACCGAGCCGATCACCACGATGCGCCCGCCCTCCGGCATGTGCCGCGCCGCCTCGACCGAAGCGTGGTAGGGCGCGGTGACGTTGATGCGGATCAGCCGGTCCACCTCGTCCGGGTCCTGCTCCAGCGGATCGCCGAAGGCGCCGACGCCGGCATTCACCACCAGAACGTCGAGCGGCCCGCTTTCGCGCACCCGCGCGATCACCGCGTCCCGGTCCGCGCTGTCGGTCATCACCGCCGTCGCGCCGGTTTCGCCCGCCAGCCGCTCCGCCGCCTCGCGCGAACCGGCATAGGTGAAGGTCACCTTCGCGCCGTCAGCGCGCAAGCGTCGTACGATCGCGGCGCCGATCCCCCGGCTGCCGCCGAGCACGAGCACGGATTGTCCTTCGAAATTGGTCATGGACTTGCCCTTCCAGATTAACGTATCGGCCGCTACATAAAGGATGGCGAAAGCCCGTCAAGGATTTTTGTAGCGATGATTACAGAAAAGCCGCGCGCGCGTGGACGCCCCCGCCGCTTCGATCCCGAGGCCAGCGTCGCTTCGGCCCAGCGTCTGTTCCACGCGCGCGGCTACGACGCGGTGAGCGTTGCCGATCTGACGCAGGCGCTGGGCATCAACCCGCCGAGCTTCTATGCCGCCTTCGGCAGCAAGGCGGGGCTCTTCGCCCGCAGCCTCGAGCGCTACACCGCGACGCAAGGCGTGCCGCTCGGCGCGATCCTGCGGCCCGGCCGACCCGTGGCCGAAGCGCTCGCTGCCGTTCTGGAGGAAGCCGCCCGGCGCTATGCGGCGGACCCTTGCGCTGCCGGCTGTCTCGCCATCGAGGGCGCCCGCTGCGACGACCCCGACGCGCGCGCCGCCGCCCGTGTCTTGACGCAGGGCGCCGCCGAAACGCTCCGCGGCTTCATTTCCGGCACCCGGCCCGACCTCGCCGCGCCCTTGGCCGACTATGTCGTCACCGTGATGATCGGCCTTTCCACCCTGGCGCGCGAGGGTCACGGGCTCGACCGCCTGCTCGCCACCGCTTCGCTCGCCGACGCGGTTTTCGAGCGCGCGCTGGGCGACTGATCCGCCGTTTTCTATCGCGGCGGATCGGCGCGGTGCCGGGGCGTCGTCAGTTCACGGTTGAGGTCTGACTCACGCCGTCGGGCTCCACGGCGATCACGCCGCGAATACGCTCGATAGAGGCCGCGAAACGCTTCGCGCTGCCTCGCCTGGGCGCCGCGACGGCGAGCCCGTGAATCTCGCTATAGATATAGAGCACCTTGCCGCCGCGCTTGCGCACTTCCGCCGCAATGCGCTCTCTCTGCGCCGGCGTCTTGC from Aureimonas sp. AU20 harbors:
- a CDS encoding TetR/AcrR family transcriptional regulator, producing the protein MITEKPRARGRPRRFDPEASVASAQRLFHARGYDAVSVADLTQALGINPPSFYAAFGSKAGLFARSLERYTATQGVPLGAILRPGRPVAEALAAVLEEAARRYAADPCAAGCLAIEGARCDDPDARAAARVLTQGAAETLRGFISGTRPDLAAPLADYVVTVMIGLSTLAREGHGLDRLLATASLADAVFERALGD
- the bdcA gene encoding SDR family oxidoreductase yields the protein MTNFEGQSVLVLGGSRGIGAAIVRRLRADGAKVTFTYAGSREAAERLAGETGATAVMTDSADRDAVIARVRESGPLDVLVVNAGVGAFGDPLEQDPDEVDRLIRINVTAPYHASVEAARHMPEGGRIVVIGSVNGDRIPFPGLSAYAMSKSALQGMARGLARDFGPRGITVNVVQPGPIDTDMNPADGPMKDVMHGVMALKRHGRPEDVAGLVAWLAGPEASFVTGAMHTIDGGFGA